In Methanofollis aquaemaris, the genomic window CATCGTCATGAGGAAGTCGTTGAAGCCGAGGCCGGCGGCCGACCCGATCATGATGTTGGGCGGATCGCCGATGAGCGTCGCCGCCCCGCCCACGTTGGAGGCGAAGATCTCCGAGAGGAGGAAGGGGATCGGGTTGAGCTTCATCAGTTTCGCGATGTAGAGGAGCATCGGGGTGAGGAGGAGCACCGTTGTCACGTTGTCCAGGAAGGCGCTCGTCACCGCGGTCACGATCGAGAAGAGGATCAGCACCCGCATCGGACTGCCTTTCGCGAGTTTTGCGGTCCTGATCGCGATGTACTCGAAGAGCCCGCTCCCGCGAGCGGTGTTCACGATGATCATCATCCCCATCAGGAGGAAGATCGTCCCGAGGTCCAGGTATTCGGGAACCTTTTCCCAGGGGACGACCTGGGTGAAGGTGATCACCGCGGCGCCGGCCATCGCGGCCACGGCCCGGTGGATCCGTTCGTCGATGATCAGTGCGTAGGTGATGAGAAATACGCCTATTGCAATGAGTTCTGCTTCTATCATGGCTGATATCTCTAGTAGACAATGATGGGGATGTCAGCGGTCTGGGCAAGTTTGAGGGTGACCGAACTCAAAGGTGAGATCTCGGTCGTCGAAGCCCCGTACTGCTTCGAGACCACGATCATGTCGTGATCTCCGGCAAGTTCGAGGATGTTCTCATACTTCTTTCCTGAAAAGAGCCTGCTCTTTACCGAGAGCCCTTCTGCTTCAAGTTCTGATACGGTTTGTTTGAGGAGTTCTTCTCCGAAGTTTTCGCGTTTCTGCTTGAAGTCCTGGATCGCCGCCTCGTCGAGGCTGTCCTCGACGATCCTGATTACCTCCATATCGATGATGTACACCAGCGAGACCGTGGCCCCCTTATAGGTCGAGAGGGTCTCGTACAGGGCCGGCGGGATCTCCTTCACAAAGTAGTCGAGAGGCATGAGGATGGAGGCGACCTCGGGGACCACAGCCTCTTCTTCGGTGAGAAGGAACTCACGGTACTCTTTCACGACGGTGTCGTACCGCTTCCCTGCTACGTCCTTGAACTTTCTCTGAATCAATGAAGCAAAATACCCCATTGTGATCCCGTGATGGTATGATAAACGGGACTTTAACACTTCTCCCCTGAATGCCTGCCTGAAAGCCGGGCGCGGCAGGCGGGACAGAGCCTCATCCGCTTCCGATCCAGTTCGTCGAGGGTCTCGGGTTTGAACATCACGCACTCGGGGTCGTCGCAGTGTTCCAGGCCGAGGAGGTGGCAGATCTCGTGGGCTCCTTCCTTCGCCGCCCGGTCGGCGAGGTCGTCGAAGGCGGACGGCCGGCCAT contains:
- a CDS encoding universal stress protein; this translates as MIQRKFKDVAGKRYDTVVKEYREFLLTEEEAVVPEVASILMPLDYFVKEIPPALYETLSTYKGATVSLVYIIDMEVIRIVEDSLDEAAIQDFKQKRENFGEELLKQTVSELEAEGLSVKSRLFSGKKYENILELAGDHDMIVVSKQYGASTTEISPLSSVTLKLAQTADIPIIVY